One stretch of Streptomyces sp. MMBL 11-1 DNA includes these proteins:
- the wecB gene encoding non-hydrolyzing UDP-N-acetylglucosamine 2-epimerase: MKVISIVGARPQLVKLAPIAAAFAGTDHQHVIVHTGQHYDADLSDVFFDGLGIPDPDVHLGVGSGSHGVQTGSVLSALDPVLEAEKPDWVLVYGDTNSTIAGALSAVKQHLPVAHLEAGLRSFNRRMPEEHNRVLTDHCADLLLAPTEEAVRHLASEGLSERTELAGDVMVDICLRIRDAVRAGEHAAPALPEGIDPSQPFLLATLHRPDNTDDPARLSAIIDALAGLPVPVALLAHPRLVARAEAHGIELAKGAVRVGRPLPYAGLVAAVLASSGVVTDSGGLQKEAFLLERITTTIRPETEWVETVHTGWNVLVPDPHEMDPARWAATVSRPVPTSDPGTPYGDGHAAENVVRIMEEWKGGSRSA; the protein is encoded by the coding sequence ATGAAAGTCATCAGCATCGTCGGTGCTCGTCCCCAGTTGGTGAAACTGGCTCCTATCGCGGCGGCATTCGCCGGGACAGATCACCAGCACGTCATCGTCCACACCGGACAGCACTACGACGCGGACCTTTCGGACGTCTTCTTCGACGGTCTCGGCATCCCGGACCCCGACGTGCACCTCGGCGTCGGCTCCGGAAGCCACGGCGTACAGACCGGATCAGTGCTCTCGGCGCTCGATCCGGTTCTGGAAGCGGAGAAGCCCGATTGGGTCCTGGTCTACGGCGACACCAACTCGACCATCGCCGGTGCCCTTTCCGCGGTCAAGCAGCACCTGCCGGTGGCTCACCTCGAAGCGGGCCTGCGGTCCTTCAACCGCCGGATGCCCGAAGAGCACAACCGGGTGCTGACCGACCACTGCGCCGATCTGCTGCTCGCGCCGACCGAGGAGGCCGTACGACACCTCGCGTCGGAAGGACTCTCCGAGCGCACGGAGCTGGCCGGCGACGTCATGGTCGACATCTGTCTCCGTATCCGGGACGCCGTGCGCGCGGGTGAGCACGCGGCTCCGGCCCTGCCCGAGGGCATCGACCCCTCGCAGCCGTTCCTGCTGGCCACGCTGCACCGCCCGGACAACACGGACGACCCCGCTCGGCTGTCCGCGATCATCGACGCCCTCGCGGGCCTGCCCGTGCCCGTCGCCCTGCTCGCCCACCCCCGCCTCGTCGCGCGCGCCGAGGCACACGGCATCGAGCTGGCCAAGGGAGCCGTGCGGGTCGGCCGACCGCTGCCGTACGCGGGCCTCGTCGCCGCCGTGCTCGCCTCGTCGGGCGTGGTCACCGACTCCGGAGGCCTTCAGAAAGAGGCCTTCCTCCTGGAGCGGATCACCACGACCATCCGCCCCGAGACCGAGTGGGTGGAAACCGTTCACACCGGCTGGAACGTCTTGGTTCCCGACCCTCACGAGATGGATCCGGCCCGGTGGGCCGCCACCGTCTCGCGCCCTGTACCCACGAGCGACCCCGGTACGCCCTACGGCGACGGGCACGCTGCGGAAAACGTCGTCCGGATCATGGAAGAATGGAAAGGGGGCAGCCGGTCCGCGTGA
- a CDS encoding glycosyltransferase, with translation MTDVLFIATKRPQLGVLTDSLVKFRDRGAKLYLAGTFKMASVAEDLTRAELDGVHQLPRNLNKRSSAMRRKAKNSPTGMRVWMQSQRDRWLRQQARTAHVIVALDPGAVYTVWRLAQYNTTAEAHFGLAPALRAVDRIAGGAIRPTALPPVAAVAQDVRRSISGLPAAVMRTATSRPVMRSTVGARLWRSAVTAPGMPGAVRASASRYVAEGMEEAGRISGAAIALSSAAAKIPDPALKAQLLHESAMTEVSKGISPRDLVKAVNGHLAHADDQFAKGLHESASVSLYRALSLEFHRVLHIDQLSSPLAHDAEGFVAPLRNSPAHRAVARPRGRKTPPKSPPSDRPLRLLVATSTNANFLQHILARYGDHPGVELRFLDLAAQKPLKRIAWAAPQMLEDRLSGGTSEYQRDVERLMRPHLDWADTMFVDWSVGPAAMLTTIDPGDTRIVVRLHSYEAFTLWPHMTDFSRVDDLVFVAPHVQHLVTSLVPQLREASAPRMHVLDNAMELEGFRRPKSADARFNLGLIGISQVAKDPRWAVDVLKRVREHDDRYRLLLVGNDMNPKTSKATADYLTLLKRELKPLAASGAVVRTGPTDDVPAALADIGVILSSSVREGCHVGLMEGAASAAVPVVRDWPFYAGKPHSARTLYPEGWVVDSPEEAAKRILDVTATEESWREAGNQASEHAVGTWDWSVVQKRFDDLFLG, from the coding sequence GTGACCGACGTCCTGTTCATCGCCACCAAAAGACCCCAGCTGGGGGTCCTCACCGACTCCCTGGTGAAGTTCCGGGACCGGGGCGCCAAGCTGTACCTCGCCGGCACCTTCAAGATGGCCTCGGTCGCCGAAGATCTCACCCGCGCCGAACTGGACGGGGTCCACCAGCTGCCGCGCAATCTCAACAAGCGCAGCTCCGCCATGCGTCGCAAGGCCAAGAATTCCCCGACGGGCATGCGCGTGTGGATGCAGTCGCAGCGGGACCGCTGGCTACGTCAGCAGGCCCGCACGGCCCACGTGATCGTGGCTCTCGACCCGGGGGCGGTCTACACCGTCTGGCGGCTCGCCCAGTACAACACCACGGCCGAGGCGCACTTCGGTCTCGCTCCGGCGCTCAGGGCCGTCGACCGCATCGCGGGCGGGGCAATCCGCCCCACGGCGCTGCCTCCGGTCGCCGCCGTCGCCCAAGACGTACGACGCTCCATCAGCGGGCTTCCCGCCGCCGTGATGCGAACCGCGACCTCACGCCCCGTCATGCGCTCGACCGTGGGAGCCCGGCTCTGGCGTTCGGCCGTTACCGCCCCTGGTATGCCGGGGGCTGTTCGGGCCTCGGCCTCGCGCTACGTGGCCGAGGGTATGGAGGAGGCGGGGCGGATCAGCGGGGCGGCCATAGCTCTCAGTTCCGCGGCCGCCAAGATCCCCGATCCCGCGCTCAAGGCGCAACTGCTCCACGAGAGCGCGATGACCGAGGTCTCCAAGGGAATCAGCCCGCGTGATCTCGTCAAGGCCGTCAACGGACACCTCGCGCACGCCGACGACCAGTTCGCCAAGGGCCTGCACGAATCCGCGTCGGTGTCTCTGTACCGGGCGCTTTCTCTCGAGTTCCACCGTGTCCTGCACATCGACCAGCTGAGCTCTCCGCTGGCGCACGACGCGGAGGGCTTCGTCGCCCCGTTGCGGAATTCCCCGGCCCACCGTGCGGTCGCACGGCCCCGCGGCAGGAAGACTCCCCCCAAGAGCCCCCCGTCGGACCGACCGCTGCGGCTGCTGGTGGCCACCAGCACCAATGCCAACTTCCTCCAGCACATCCTCGCCCGGTACGGAGACCACCCCGGGGTCGAACTGCGGTTCCTGGACCTCGCCGCCCAGAAGCCGCTCAAGAGGATCGCCTGGGCCGCGCCCCAGATGCTGGAGGACAGGCTGTCCGGTGGCACGTCGGAATACCAGAGAGATGTGGAGCGGCTGATGCGGCCCCACCTCGACTGGGCGGACACGATGTTCGTCGACTGGTCGGTGGGGCCGGCGGCCATGCTGACCACGATCGATCCCGGTGACACCAGGATCGTCGTGCGGCTGCACAGCTACGAGGCGTTCACCCTCTGGCCGCACATGACCGACTTCTCCAGGGTGGACGATCTCGTCTTCGTCGCCCCGCACGTGCAGCATCTGGTGACATCGCTGGTGCCGCAACTGCGCGAGGCTTCCGCACCCCGGATGCACGTCCTGGACAACGCGATGGAGCTCGAAGGGTTCCGCCGCCCGAAGTCCGCCGATGCGCGCTTCAACCTCGGTCTCATCGGGATCAGCCAGGTCGCCAAGGACCCGCGATGGGCCGTGGACGTACTGAAGCGTGTACGCGAGCACGACGACCGTTACCGGCTTCTCCTGGTCGGCAACGACATGAACCCGAAGACGAGCAAGGCCACCGCTGACTACCTGACGCTGCTCAAGCGGGAACTGAAGCCGCTGGCAGCGTCCGGTGCCGTCGTACGTACGGGTCCCACCGACGACGTTCCGGCCGCGCTCGCCGACATCGGGGTCATTCTCAGCTCGTCGGTGCGCGAGGGGTGCCACGTGGGTCTGATGGAGGGGGCGGCCAGTGCGGCGGTGCCGGTCGTCCGCGACTGGCCCTTTTACGCCGGCAAGCCCCACAGCGCCCGCACTCTCTACCCGGAGGGCTGGGTCGTGGACTCGCCGGAAGAGGCCGCCAAGCGCATCCTCGACGTCACAGCGACCGAGGAATCCTGGCGCGAAGCCGGCAACCAGGCTTCCGAGCACGCGGTCGGGACCTGGGACTGGTCCGTCGTCCAGAAGCGCTTCGACGACCTGTTCCTGGGCTGA
- a CDS encoding nucleotide sugar dehydrogenase, which produces MNICVVALGKIGLPLAVQFAAKGHKVIGADVNEKVVELVNAATEPFPGEHDLDRLLKETVGAGLLSATTDTTAAVAASDAVVVVVPLFVDAEGTPDFGWMDAATKAIAAGLKPGTLVSYETTLPVGTTRTRWAPMLAEGSGLTPGEDFHLVFSPERVLTGRVFADLRRYPKLVGGIDEASAERGVAFYEAVLDFDEREDLPRPNGVWDLGTAEASELAKLAETTYRDVNIGLANQFARFADQNDIDVKKVIEACNSQPYSHIHQPGIAVGGHCIPIYPRMYLWNDPEATVVRSAREANAAMPAYAVDLLAAAYGDLDGAGVLVLGAAYRGGVKETAFSGVFGVVEALKARGAVPFVSDPMYTPEELTALGLVPHDANQAVTAAILQADHAEYRELSAADLPDVRVLVDGRRTTDPANWAGVRRVVIGG; this is translated from the coding sequence ATGAATATCTGTGTAGTCGCGCTCGGCAAGATCGGACTTCCGCTCGCCGTGCAGTTCGCCGCCAAGGGCCACAAGGTCATCGGCGCGGATGTCAACGAGAAGGTCGTCGAACTCGTCAACGCGGCCACCGAGCCGTTCCCCGGCGAGCACGACCTCGACCGCCTGCTCAAGGAGACCGTCGGCGCCGGCCTGCTCTCCGCCACGACGGACACCACGGCCGCGGTCGCCGCGTCCGACGCCGTGGTCGTCGTCGTCCCGCTCTTCGTGGACGCCGAGGGCACCCCCGACTTCGGCTGGATGGACGCCGCCACCAAGGCCATCGCGGCGGGCCTGAAGCCCGGCACCCTGGTCAGCTACGAGACCACGCTGCCGGTCGGCACCACCCGTACCCGCTGGGCGCCGATGCTGGCCGAGGGCTCGGGCCTGACCCCCGGCGAGGACTTCCACCTGGTCTTCTCCCCGGAGCGGGTGCTCACCGGCCGGGTCTTCGCCGACCTGCGCCGCTACCCCAAGCTCGTCGGCGGCATCGACGAGGCGTCCGCCGAGCGCGGCGTCGCCTTCTACGAGGCCGTCCTCGACTTCGACGAGCGCGAGGACCTGCCCCGCCCCAACGGCGTCTGGGACCTCGGCACGGCGGAGGCCTCCGAGCTGGCGAAGCTCGCCGAGACCACCTACCGCGACGTCAACATCGGCCTGGCCAACCAGTTCGCCCGGTTCGCCGACCAGAACGACATCGACGTCAAGAAGGTCATCGAGGCCTGCAACAGCCAGCCCTACAGCCACATCCACCAGCCCGGCATCGCCGTCGGCGGCCACTGCATCCCGATCTACCCGCGGATGTACCTGTGGAACGACCCGGAGGCGACCGTGGTGCGCTCGGCCCGCGAGGCCAACGCCGCGATGCCCGCGTACGCCGTCGACCTGCTGGCCGCCGCCTACGGCGACCTGGACGGCGCCGGGGTCCTGGTGCTGGGCGCGGCCTACCGCGGCGGCGTCAAGGAGACCGCGTTCTCCGGCGTCTTCGGCGTCGTCGAGGCCCTGAAGGCGCGGGGCGCGGTGCCCTTCGTCTCGGACCCGATGTACACCCCCGAGGAGCTGACCGCCCTCGGCCTCGTCCCGCACGACGCCAACCAGGCCGTCACCGCCGCGATCCTCCAGGCCGACCACGCCGAGTACCGCGAGCTGTCCGCCGCCGACCTCCCGGACGTCCGCGTCCTGGTCGACGGCCGACGCACCACGGACCCGGCGAACTGGGCCGGCGTGCGCCGCGTCGTCATCGGCGGCTGA
- a CDS encoding glycosyltransferase, producing MRETANQFVNTGWDVTVVTIAQESWELDSGIDLTLLEQVDPRVKVVELPLSREDLETDIRLFDEERALNPAKWVTELRKRQAKTFPEASFGDWREALEQAALGIHRDHPADLLLASCVPYVNLAAAWKLWEEARVPYAVDFRDGWSIDVIDGTEAFSKDSELGRWEQKILENAVSLWVVNDPIAEHYRARYPDFADRVRVVRNGYDADSSPGHAHKPDLAAGLTFGYLGTVNFTATHLETVLDAWRAAREQEPLLANARFEVRGHIGNGAGRGATRHAEILKEAEADGVHFGGPASKAEVAEIYARWDAMVLILIGGRFVTSGKVYEYMATGLPIVSAHVVEHDASNVLRGHPLWTGAVGLDVEAMAEAFVRAAHLAIDTSDEAHAEAMAHADQYTRESLMTVAVRELVDRLAADEPERVSVEGAPAPLPQKSIVTGGPAS from the coding sequence ATGCGCGAAACCGCGAACCAGTTCGTCAACACCGGCTGGGACGTTACCGTCGTCACCATCGCCCAGGAATCGTGGGAACTGGACTCCGGCATCGACCTCACTCTTCTGGAGCAGGTCGACCCGCGTGTGAAGGTGGTCGAGCTGCCGCTCTCGCGCGAGGACCTCGAGACGGACATCCGTCTCTTCGACGAGGAGCGGGCACTCAACCCGGCCAAGTGGGTCACCGAGCTGCGCAAGCGCCAGGCCAAGACCTTCCCGGAAGCCAGCTTCGGCGACTGGCGCGAGGCCCTGGAGCAGGCGGCACTGGGCATCCACCGCGATCACCCGGCGGATCTCCTGCTCGCCAGCTGTGTCCCGTACGTGAATCTGGCCGCTGCCTGGAAGCTGTGGGAAGAGGCGCGCGTTCCGTACGCCGTCGACTTCCGCGACGGTTGGTCCATCGACGTCATCGACGGCACGGAGGCCTTCTCCAAGGACTCCGAGCTGGGCCGCTGGGAACAGAAGATCCTGGAGAACGCGGTCTCCCTCTGGGTGGTCAACGACCCGATCGCGGAGCACTACCGCGCCCGCTACCCGGACTTCGCCGACCGCGTGCGGGTCGTGCGCAACGGCTACGACGCAGACAGCTCCCCGGGCCACGCCCACAAGCCCGACCTCGCCGCGGGTCTCACCTTCGGCTATCTCGGCACGGTGAACTTCACGGCCACGCACCTCGAAACGGTGCTGGACGCCTGGCGTGCGGCGCGCGAGCAGGAACCGCTGCTCGCGAACGCCCGCTTCGAGGTCCGCGGCCACATCGGCAACGGCGCCGGCCGCGGGGCAACCCGGCATGCCGAGATCCTGAAGGAGGCGGAGGCGGACGGGGTCCATTTCGGCGGACCCGCTTCCAAGGCCGAGGTGGCCGAGATCTACGCCCGCTGGGACGCCATGGTCCTCATCCTCATCGGAGGCCGCTTCGTCACCTCCGGCAAGGTATACGAGTACATGGCCACGGGGCTGCCGATCGTCTCCGCCCATGTGGTGGAGCACGACGCGTCGAACGTACTGCGGGGCCACCCGCTGTGGACGGGGGCCGTGGGCCTCGATGTCGAGGCCATGGCCGAGGCGTTCGTCCGCGCCGCGCACCTGGCGATCGACACGAGCGACGAGGCGCATGCCGAGGCGATGGCCCACGCCGACCAGTACACGCGGGAATCGCTCATGACCGTGGCGGTGCGCGAGCTGGTCGACCGGCTGGCCGCGGACGAGCCCGAGCGCGTCAGCGTCGAGGGCGCGCCCGCCCCCCTCCCCCAGAAGTCGATCGTCACCGGAGGACCCGCGTCGTGA
- the galE gene encoding UDP-glucose 4-epimerase GalE, with protein MTWLITGGAGYIGSHVVAQMAGEERLVVLDDLSTGRADRLPEGVPLVVGSVLDRELLDRVLADHAVTGIVHIAGKKQVAESVVRPLYYYRENVDGLRTLLEAAAAAGVRSFLFSSSAAVYGMPDVDLVTEDTPCLPLSPYGETKLAGEWLVAAAGRAHSMATASLRYFNVAGAASAELADEGVFNLVPMVFERLEADEAPRIFGDDYPTPDGTCVRDYVHVEDIASAHVAAARRLAGDPSAELVLNIGRGEGASVAEMVGIILDVTGRTGPPPIAEARRPGDPARVVASVDRIAGELDWSARHGIRTMVESAWAGWRLRHPGALV; from the coding sequence GTGACCTGGCTGATCACCGGCGGGGCCGGCTACATCGGATCCCACGTCGTCGCGCAGATGGCGGGCGAGGAGCGCCTCGTCGTCCTCGACGACCTCAGCACCGGGCGCGCAGACCGCCTTCCCGAAGGCGTTCCGCTCGTCGTGGGCTCGGTCCTGGACCGGGAACTGCTCGACCGGGTGCTGGCCGACCACGCGGTGACCGGCATCGTGCACATCGCGGGCAAGAAGCAGGTGGCGGAGTCCGTCGTACGACCGCTGTACTACTACCGCGAGAACGTCGACGGCCTGCGCACCCTGCTGGAAGCGGCGGCCGCGGCCGGTGTCCGCAGCTTCCTGTTCTCCTCGTCGGCGGCGGTCTACGGCATGCCCGACGTCGACCTGGTCACCGAGGACACCCCCTGCCTGCCGCTCAGCCCGTACGGCGAGACCAAACTGGCGGGCGAGTGGCTGGTGGCCGCGGCCGGCCGGGCGCACTCCATGGCCACGGCCTCCCTGCGCTACTTCAACGTGGCCGGGGCCGCTTCGGCGGAACTGGCCGACGAGGGTGTCTTCAACCTGGTCCCGATGGTCTTCGAACGCCTGGAGGCCGACGAGGCCCCCCGGATCTTCGGCGACGACTACCCGACCCCGGACGGCACCTGCGTCCGTGACTACGTCCATGTGGAGGACATCGCCTCCGCACACGTCGCCGCGGCCCGCCGACTGGCCGGCGACCCGTCCGCCGAACTGGTCCTGAACATCGGCCGGGGCGAGGGAGCCTCCGTCGCCGAGATGGTCGGCATCATCCTCGACGTCACCGGCCGCACCGGCCCGCCCCCGATCGCAGAGGCCCGCCGCCCCGGGGACCCGGCCCGGGTGGTCGCCTCCGTGGACCGTATCGCCGGGGAGCTGGACTGGTCGGCCCGGCACGGTATACGCACCATGGTCGAGTCGGCCTGGGCGGGGTGGCGCCTGCGGCACCCCGGCGCCCTCGTCTGA
- a CDS encoding acyltransferase family protein → MAGATAPQAAAGHSRLDSLTGLRFWAALAVVLYHLSRQAGQLPWISDVTWYGRSGVTFFFVLSGFVLAWTYDGKVVPAVVFLWRRFARIWPLLAASVLASVAVWHALGTDFSLRGTAATLGLVNAWVPDHAYLSGGNPAAWSLSDEAWFYLLFPLLLAMPLMRNARGRIVVAVAVCAASLAAWLSGALITDSLVRVWALDYFPPTRTLQFVLGVAAGLAVKRGWRPAGGLPAAVAAVLAWHLALIPWSHAVPDSLWYSPYSASQLLSAPIFALLVAAAAAADVEGRRTTLAGPAMVRLGQWSFAWYLFHEIVLRALVGVYGKPVGRTETAGFWAATLLLSLAVAAIAYHCVEHPLERLLRRRGPGGSARARAADAVTPEPGAYPPGAYTHSSSQRQATQKKSVQ, encoded by the coding sequence GTGGCTGGAGCCACCGCTCCGCAGGCCGCTGCCGGACACTCACGGCTCGACTCCCTCACCGGGCTGCGGTTCTGGGCCGCGCTGGCCGTCGTGCTCTACCACCTGTCCCGGCAGGCCGGGCAGCTTCCGTGGATCAGTGACGTCACCTGGTACGGAAGAAGCGGGGTCACCTTCTTCTTCGTCCTCTCGGGCTTCGTGCTGGCGTGGACGTACGACGGCAAGGTCGTGCCCGCGGTCGTCTTTCTCTGGCGCCGGTTCGCCAGGATCTGGCCTCTGCTGGCCGCCTCGGTCCTGGCCTCCGTGGCCGTCTGGCATGCGCTGGGCACCGACTTCTCGCTGCGCGGTACCGCCGCGACACTGGGCCTCGTGAACGCCTGGGTTCCGGATCACGCCTATCTCTCGGGCGGAAACCCCGCTGCCTGGTCGCTCAGCGACGAGGCCTGGTTCTATCTGCTCTTCCCGCTCCTGCTGGCGATGCCCCTGATGCGGAACGCCCGGGGGCGGATCGTCGTCGCCGTCGCCGTGTGCGCGGCCTCGCTGGCCGCCTGGCTGAGCGGCGCCCTGATCACGGATTCGCTGGTGCGCGTGTGGGCGCTCGACTACTTCCCGCCGACCCGGACCCTCCAGTTCGTCCTCGGGGTCGCCGCCGGGTTGGCGGTGAAGCGGGGCTGGCGTCCGGCGGGCGGCCTGCCTGCCGCCGTCGCGGCGGTCCTGGCCTGGCACCTGGCGCTGATCCCGTGGTCCCACGCCGTGCCTGACAGCCTCTGGTACAGCCCGTACAGTGCGTCCCAGCTGCTGTCCGCGCCGATCTTCGCGCTGCTGGTCGCGGCCGCGGCGGCGGCCGATGTGGAGGGGCGCCGGACGACCCTCGCCGGGCCCGCCATGGTCAGGCTCGGGCAGTGGTCCTTCGCCTGGTACCTCTTCCACGAGATCGTGCTGAGAGCGTTGGTCGGCGTGTACGGCAAGCCGGTGGGCCGGACCGAGACTGCCGGTTTCTGGGCGGCCACGCTGCTGCTGAGCCTGGCGGTGGCCGCCATTGCTTACCATTGCGTGGAACATCCGCTCGAACGCCTGCTTCGCCGTCGAGGCCCGGGCGGGTCCGCCCGGGCCCGAGCGGCAGACGCCGTGACCCCGGAACCCGGTGCGTATCCTCCGGGCGCGTACACCCATTCCTCATCCCAACGTCAAGCGACTCAGAAGAAGAGCGTGCAATGA
- a CDS encoding acyltransferase, with translation MNYRVQPTAQVDETAEIGAGSSVWELAQIREGARLGEGCVIGRGAYVGTGVRIGDNVKIQNYALVYEPAELGDGVFVGPAVVLTNDHNPRSVDPDGKQKRGGDWEAVGVKVAEGASLGARSVCVAPVRVGRWAMVAAGAVVTKDVPDFALVVGVPARQIGWVGRSGVRLVEREGEPGVWECPQSGALYEEKNALLFERTA, from the coding sequence GTGAATTACAGGGTCCAGCCCACCGCCCAGGTCGACGAGACCGCCGAGATCGGAGCCGGCTCCAGTGTCTGGGAGCTGGCGCAGATCCGCGAGGGAGCCAGGCTGGGCGAAGGCTGTGTCATCGGCCGCGGTGCGTACGTGGGCACCGGTGTGCGTATCGGTGACAACGTGAAGATCCAGAACTACGCGCTCGTGTACGAGCCCGCCGAGCTCGGCGACGGCGTCTTCGTCGGCCCCGCCGTCGTCCTCACCAACGACCACAACCCGCGCTCGGTCGACCCGGACGGCAAGCAGAAGCGCGGCGGCGACTGGGAGGCGGTCGGCGTGAAGGTCGCCGAAGGCGCTTCGCTCGGCGCCCGCTCGGTCTGCGTCGCACCGGTGAGGGTCGGCCGGTGGGCGATGGTCGCGGCCGGCGCCGTGGTCACCAAGGACGTCCCGGACTTCGCGCTGGTCGTCGGCGTGCCGGCCCGGCAGATCGGCTGGGTCGGCCGCAGCGGTGTCCGGCTGGTCGAGCGCGAGGGCGAGCCGGGGGTGTGGGAGTGCCCGCAGAGCGGAGCGCTGTACGAGGAGAAGAACGCGCTCCTCTTTGAGCGGACGGCCTGA
- a CDS encoding FG-GAP-like repeat-containing protein: MALFAGIAAVGALTLVSPAQAVVGDAVANGSYAFTAKLDIGEGDAKRACTGSLVDAQWILTASSCFAAAGQPAFPLPAGAPAQKTTATIGRTDLTGTGGKVVEVTELVSRTDRDLVMAKLAQPVTDIAPVLLADTAPAAGESLRALGYGRTATSWVPDRLHAGTFAVSATGATTVAVTRDGGAICKGDAGGPALRELDGKVLLAAVHSASWQAGCFGSDETRPGAVETRTDDLTDWVTQVRGLPQGSQVASGDFNGDGREDIAAFYDNGTSTEGANRSSLFAFYSNGTGFGEPKRVWSTPGGFTWSKSQLTSGDFTGDGKDDLAVLYDSGSSDTGAVTSLYTFTSTGTGFSSPRKTWTTPGGFTWSKSKVTSGDYNGDGKDDVAVFYDTGSSETGQVSSLYTFTSTGTEFANPRKTWTTPGGFTWSAGQVTSGDYDKDGKDDIAVLYNGGKSADGQFVSSLYTFTSSGTDFANPRKTWTSSGSFNWNATKLTSGDYSGDGRDDVAVLYNRGTTEAGVHQSALFTFASTGTAFASPREVWTSTGSFSWAASQPVSGDFNKDGKADVGVLYHAGTSVDGRRIDSLFTFTSTGTDLKAPVKHWTGSVV; the protein is encoded by the coding sequence ATGGCGTTGTTCGCGGGTATCGCCGCGGTCGGCGCTCTCACTCTCGTTTCTCCCGCCCAGGCCGTAGTAGGTGACGCCGTCGCGAACGGCTCGTACGCCTTCACCGCGAAGCTCGACATCGGCGAGGGCGACGCGAAGCGTGCCTGCACCGGTTCGCTGGTCGACGCCCAGTGGATCCTGACCGCGAGCAGCTGCTTCGCGGCGGCCGGGCAGCCGGCCTTCCCGCTTCCCGCCGGCGCCCCGGCGCAGAAGACCACGGCGACGATCGGGCGCACGGACCTGACCGGTACGGGCGGCAAGGTCGTCGAGGTGACCGAACTGGTCTCGCGCACCGACCGTGACCTGGTGATGGCCAAGCTGGCCCAGCCGGTCACGGACATCGCGCCGGTGCTTCTCGCGGACACCGCCCCGGCGGCGGGCGAAAGTCTGCGGGCTCTGGGCTACGGCCGTACCGCGACGTCCTGGGTCCCCGACCGCCTGCACGCCGGCACGTTCGCCGTGAGTGCGACCGGTGCGACGACGGTGGCCGTCACCCGTGACGGCGGCGCGATCTGCAAGGGCGACGCCGGCGGTCCCGCTCTGCGCGAGCTGGACGGCAAGGTCCTGCTCGCCGCCGTCCACAGCGCCTCCTGGCAGGCCGGCTGTTTCGGCTCGGATGAGACCCGTCCCGGTGCGGTGGAGACCCGCACCGACGACCTCACCGACTGGGTCACCCAGGTTCGCGGACTTCCTCAGGGATCCCAGGTCGCCTCCGGTGACTTCAACGGCGACGGTCGCGAGGACATCGCCGCGTTCTACGACAATGGCACCTCCACGGAGGGTGCGAACCGGTCCTCGCTCTTCGCCTTCTACAGCAATGGCACCGGCTTCGGCGAGCCCAAGAGGGTCTGGAGCACTCCGGGCGGCTTCACCTGGAGCAAGAGCCAGTTGACCTCCGGCGACTTCACCGGCGACGGCAAGGACGACCTCGCGGTCCTCTACGACTCCGGCTCTTCCGACACCGGCGCCGTCACCTCGCTGTACACCTTCACCAGCACCGGCACCGGCTTCAGCTCGCCCAGGAAGACCTGGACCACCCCCGGCGGCTTCACCTGGAGCAAGAGCAAGGTCACCTCGGGCGACTACAACGGGGACGGCAAGGACGACGTCGCCGTCTTCTACGACACCGGATCCTCCGAAACCGGCCAGGTGTCCTCCCTCTACACCTTCACCAGCACCGGCACCGAATTCGCCAACCCGCGCAAGACCTGGACCACCCCCGGCGGCTTCACCTGGTCGGCCGGCCAGGTGACCTCCGGCGACTACGACAAGGACGGCAAGGACGACATCGCCGTTCTCTACAACGGCGGCAAGTCGGCCGACGGGCAGTTCGTCTCCTCGCTCTATACCTTCACCAGCAGCGGGACCGACTTCGCCAACCCGCGCAAGACCTGGACCAGCAGCGGCTCCTTCAACTGGAACGCCACCAAACTGACCTCGGGCGACTACAGCGGAGACGGCCGGGACGACGTCGCCGTCCTCTACAACCGCGGGACCACGGAGGCGGGCGTGCACCAGTCCGCGCTCTTCACCTTCGCGAGCACCGGCACGGCCTTCGCCTCGCCCCGCGAAGTGTGGACCAGCACGGGATCCTTCTCCTGGGCCGCGAGCCAGCCCGTCTCCGGCGACTTCAACAAGGACGGCAAGGCCGACGTCGGCGTCCTCTACCACGCCGGGACCTCCGTCGACGGCCGACGCATCGACTCCCTGTTCACGTTCACCAGCACCGGCACCGACCTCAAGGCACCGGTCAAGCACTGGACCGGCAGCGTCGTCTGA
- a CDS encoding transposase — MAAPRIWAEVDIGKEHALTEVRFRGHPHAEVILSLPGMGKQMGATFIVATGGGMDAFGSSDRLVGHGGLAPAPLDSGFVSDNLRGPRRFHSGLLNAMHMSDLALWAMMRDGAYCQAAPPVTAVA; from the coding sequence GTGGCCGCGCCCCGGATATGGGCTGAAGTGGACATCGGTAAGGAACATGCCCTGACCGAGGTCCGGTTTCGCGGGCACCCGCACGCGGAAGTGATCCTCAGTCTGCCCGGCATGGGCAAGCAGATGGGGGCGACGTTCATCGTGGCCACCGGCGGCGGCATGGATGCCTTCGGCAGCTCCGACCGGCTCGTCGGACACGGCGGCCTGGCACCGGCCCCGCTCGACTCCGGCTTCGTCAGCGACAACCTCCGCGGTCCCCGGCGCTTCCACAGCGGCCTGCTCAACGCGATGCACATGTCCGATCTCGCCCTGTGGGCCATGATGCGTGACGGAGCGTACTGCCAAGCTGCACCACCGGTCACGGCGGTGGCTTGA